In the Arthrobacter sp. 31Y genome, one interval contains:
- a CDS encoding DUF4235 domain-containing protein, which yields MNILVKVFGLAIGLGAGALANKTLEGLWEKKTGKPAPKDSTDLSDSLPGVLVFAVVSAGVGAIVHVLTQRGTKSALARMKKTADEV from the coding sequence GTGAACATACTGGTAAAAGTGTTTGGCCTGGCAATTGGCCTTGGCGCCGGCGCGCTCGCAAACAAGACGCTGGAAGGCCTCTGGGAGAAGAAGACCGGCAAGCCTGCCCCCAAGGACAGCACGGACCTCAGTGACTCACTCCCGGGCGTGCTGGTCTTCGCGGTGGTTTCCGCAGGTGTAGGCGCCATTGTTCACGTCCTAACCCAGCGGGGCACCAAGAGCGCACTGGCCCGTATGAAGAAGACTGCAGACGAGGTTTAA
- a CDS encoding VOC family protein gives MAIAKYPSVVIDCPDASALAAFYGELFGWEVEDKGDWFDIRPADGSNCISFQQVEVYQAPKWPGQTIPQQMHLDMIVEDLDKGEEVALSLGASKADHQPGETFRVLLDPAGHPFCLCLT, from the coding sequence ATGGCTATAGCTAAATACCCGAGTGTTGTTATCGATTGTCCAGACGCCAGTGCCTTGGCCGCCTTCTACGGCGAGCTCTTCGGCTGGGAAGTCGAGGATAAAGGCGACTGGTTTGATATCCGGCCCGCCGACGGCAGCAATTGCATCTCCTTCCAGCAAGTGGAGGTGTACCAAGCGCCCAAATGGCCGGGCCAGACCATCCCGCAGCAAATGCACCTGGACATGATCGTTGAGGACTTGGACAAGGGTGAGGAAGTTGCGCTCTCCCTTGGTGCGAGCAAAGCCGACCACCAGCCAGGCGAAACGTTCAGGGTGCTCCTTGACCCGGCCGGGCATCCATTCTGCCTCTGCCTCACGTAG
- a CDS encoding VOC family protein has translation MTDTTSTESFTAANGEHTTHGIPNGLTSLTPFLAVPNAREAIAFYRDVFGARVVGETEMGGIVVHAELDFGNGHLQLGEPNPEYHLVPTPSGEDDCYSLGLYCQDADGLVKKAEQAGATIREPLSTFVSGDRYASIRDPFGVRWSIMTRVEDLSEEESNRRVDEWAAQQG, from the coding sequence ATGACAGATACTACAAGCACAGAGTCCTTCACAGCAGCCAACGGTGAACACACTACTCACGGCATCCCGAACGGCCTGACCAGCCTCACACCGTTCCTCGCCGTACCCAACGCCAGGGAGGCCATTGCGTTCTATCGCGATGTGTTCGGAGCTCGGGTTGTGGGCGAAACCGAGATGGGAGGGATTGTGGTCCATGCCGAGCTCGACTTCGGCAATGGCCATCTGCAACTTGGCGAGCCCAACCCGGAATACCATCTGGTCCCTACGCCGAGTGGCGAAGACGACTGCTACTCCCTTGGCCTGTACTGCCAGGACGCGGACGGATTGGTGAAGAAAGCGGAGCAAGCCGGAGCCACCATCCGCGAGCCGCTGTCCACGTTCGTCTCGGGCGACCGCTATGCGAGCATTCGCGATCCGTTCGGCGTCCGCTGGTCCATCATGACGCGCGTCGAGGACCTCTCCGAAGAAGAAAGCAACCGCCGCGTTGATGAGTGGGCCGCCCAGCAGGGCTGA
- a CDS encoding helix-turn-helix transcriptional regulator: protein MDGSFKGILYPARLPTFHRFPAPASVAHLVQWFWIPEWNIEPGRSSRQHVIAYPTSNLVVQGDAVEFSGPTTRAAYRDLTGQGWAVGALLRPAAVPLFTDNPAALRDQEVVLESTELLSAVSEAMTAIPSGNTRDDGARRERAVEAFVAWLVSLECVASEEALLANRMMDVIAAEPNVFLMEDVASRLAVSPRTLQRIAGKYVGLSPSALIRRRRLQDAAELARSNPTADLAAVAVELGYADHAHLTNDFRKYLGFTPSSYRRSVGENPG from the coding sequence ATGGATGGTTCGTTCAAGGGCATCCTCTATCCGGCGAGGCTGCCCACCTTCCACCGGTTTCCCGCCCCCGCTTCCGTAGCCCACCTGGTGCAGTGGTTCTGGATTCCGGAGTGGAACATCGAGCCCGGCCGGTCATCACGTCAACACGTGATCGCGTACCCAACATCCAACTTGGTGGTGCAGGGCGATGCGGTGGAGTTCTCCGGCCCTACAACCCGGGCCGCTTACCGGGACCTGACGGGCCAGGGTTGGGCCGTGGGCGCATTACTCCGGCCCGCCGCCGTGCCCTTGTTCACCGACAACCCGGCAGCCCTCCGTGATCAGGAAGTGGTGCTGGAGTCGACGGAGCTGCTCAGTGCTGTGTCAGAAGCCATGACGGCAATTCCAAGTGGCAACACGCGCGACGACGGCGCCCGCCGCGAGCGGGCAGTTGAAGCCTTTGTCGCGTGGTTGGTTTCCCTGGAATGTGTTGCTTCCGAGGAGGCCTTGCTGGCGAACCGCATGATGGACGTGATCGCTGCCGAGCCCAACGTGTTCTTGATGGAGGACGTCGCGTCCCGTCTTGCAGTGTCGCCGAGAACCCTCCAGAGAATTGCCGGAAAGTACGTCGGCTTGAGTCCTTCTGCCCTCATACGGCGCCGCAGGTTGCAGGATGCCGCCGAGCTTGCCCGGTCCAACCCAACAGCGGACCTGGCCGCGGTCGCCGTCGAACTTGGCTACGCCGACCATGCCCACCTGACCAACGATTTCCGCAAGTACTTGGGGTTCACGCCGAGTTCGTACCGGCGGTCGGTGGGTGAAAACCCGGGCTAG
- a CDS encoding MepB family protein: MPLHDIHPDVAEALRALSPSSGYSSIPVPEADNHEYGAAVASLGQERIRFRVGKLTPTKVGLFVAVWQRAQDGSTEPFPAEDGTHLLVITVREGTRAGHFTFPTSALAKHGIVSVNGVGGKRGFRVYPPWSAVSNRQATRTQQWQCAYFSPKATAPKAPAN; encoded by the coding sequence GTGCCCCTCCACGATATCCACCCAGATGTAGCCGAGGCACTGCGGGCCCTCAGTCCGTCGTCGGGGTACTCCTCAATACCGGTGCCGGAGGCCGACAATCACGAGTACGGTGCGGCCGTCGCCAGTCTCGGGCAAGAACGGATCCGGTTCCGGGTGGGAAAGCTCACCCCCACGAAGGTGGGATTGTTCGTCGCTGTTTGGCAGCGTGCTCAGGACGGTTCCACCGAACCCTTCCCCGCCGAAGACGGCACCCACCTGCTGGTGATTACAGTCCGCGAAGGAACCAGGGCAGGCCACTTCACCTTTCCAACATCCGCGCTGGCCAAGCACGGGATCGTGTCCGTGAACGGCGTCGGTGGGAAGCGCGGCTTCCGGGTGTATCCACCGTGGTCGGCAGTGAGCAACCGCCAAGCCACCCGTACCCAGCAATGGCAGTGCGCCTATTTCTCTCCCAAGGCAACGGCACCTAAAGCACCGGCAAACTGA